Genomic window (Candidatus Bathyarchaeota archaeon):
CAAAATGATCGCATTTTTTTCAGGATTAGCATTCAAGAAAAACTAGTTCTTATATCTAAACGCTCCGCAAGCAACGCCTGGGCGGTGATCCCTCGAGCATAAAGGAACACCTTTGACGTTTTCGAAGTTTGCGCAGTTTACACAGAACTCTTGAGACGCTGCATCGCCAGATTTGGGCGTAAATTCTACGCAACCAACAGATGGACCAGAATGGTTGGCGCATAATGCAACTTTATCAATGCATCTTCGGTCTTCTAGGTTTCGGCAGTCTTTACAACTTTCTAATTGAATTGGCTCTCACCTCCTGAATTAGCTAAGGAGATTGCTGTGGGTGACAAAACGTAGGCTTTGCCGATGTGCTCTTTTGTGGATTGCGAGATTTTGATGGCGTGCTTAAAGAGTGGTGCATCTAAGGTCATGGTGTGGTATTCGCCGATTTCTCCACACATGTCCATGCCGAATCGTTCGTTTAATTGTCCTAGCTCTTGCACGCTTTGCTGATCTATGGTTCTGCCTAGCCAGCTTTCGCTAAACCAGGGCTGTTTGACGCAGGTAAAGATTACTTTGAAGCCGCTAGACAAAAGTTCGCTGAGGATTTCTGACCGTTTCAGACCCCAGAGTGGCTTTATCACTTTTATGCCTGTGCCTTCGCAGACATCGTCAATCCAGTTGCCGTGGAAGCTGTCAACGTATGAGATGTCGCCTGTTACGATTGCTTCTATACCGTATTCTTTCTTTAGAGCTATCATGGCTTCTTTGTATGCTTCGAAATAAGGTTTTTCAAGCTTGAACCACAGGAAGGGGATTCCGAGAGCTTCAGATTGGAGCTTAATTAATTCTAAATCATGGGCGCTGGAGGGCGTTTGCCACAGGAAAGTGACAAGGTGAGCTACTTTGTGACCGCCTTTTATGGCTTTATAACAAGCGAGGGCTGAATCTTTTCCTCCCGTCCATAGTGCTGCAACTTTCAATTTTTCAACCTTCTTTCATTCTTTTATCCAATTGTAATGTTAATAGTAATATAACTAAAAATATAAATAGTTAACGGAGAAAAAAATAAACATTTATCTAAATATTTTCA
Coding sequences:
- a CDS encoding diphthine--ammonia ligase; translation: MKVAALWTGGKDSALACYKAIKGGHKVAHLVTFLWQTPSSAHDLELIKLQSEALGIPFLWFKLEKPYFEAYKEAMIALKKEYGIEAIVTGDISYVDSFHGNWIDDVCEGTGIKVIKPLWGLKRSEILSELLSSGFKVIFTCVKQPWFSESWLGRTIDQQSVQELGQLNERFGMDMCGEIGEYHTMTLDAPLFKHAIKISQSTKEHIGKAYVLSPTAISLANSGGESQFN